One region of Bacillus pumilus genomic DNA includes:
- a CDS encoding reverse transcriptase-like protein encodes MPAEIYIDGASAGNPGPSGIGIFIKYNGKAESFSIPLEPMSNHEAEFSALIEGMKICAEKGLRTVSFRTDSQVVDRAANAGFAKNPAFQHFIKEMIELQSQFDLFFIKWIPSKENQIADQLARKAIHLSKG; translated from the coding sequence GTGCCAGCAGAAATATACATTGACGGTGCGAGTGCAGGGAATCCAGGTCCCTCTGGCATCGGCATTTTCATCAAATATAATGGAAAGGCTGAGTCCTTCTCCATTCCTCTTGAACCCATGAGCAATCACGAAGCAGAATTTTCTGCTCTGATCGAGGGGATGAAAATATGCGCAGAAAAAGGATTGCGTACCGTTTCATTTCGAACAGATTCACAAGTAGTTGACCGCGCAGCCAATGCAGGATTTGCTAAAAATCCAGCCTTTCAGCACTTTATCAAAGAGATGATCGAGCTTCAAAGCCAGTTTGATTTATTTTTTATTAAATGGATTCCGAGTAAGGAAAACCAAATAGCAGATCAGCTCGCCAGAAAAGCGATTCACCTATCTAAAGGATGA
- a CDS encoding 5'-3' exonuclease, translated as MNKHVLLVDGMALLFRSFYATAVHRNFMINDHGVPTNGVNGYLKHLLTAVQTFEPTHIVCCWDMGSQTYRNELFQDYKANRGEAPVELIPQFDLAKEATEELGIVNIGLKGFEADDCIGTLATLYQKEARVTVLTGDKDLLQILNEQVTVALMQKGIGNYKLYTKALFEEEMGISPKALIDMKALMGDASDNYPGVKGIGEKTALKFIQTYETIDGLLENVHELTATQQKKMQAGLEDLKLSRLLAEIKCDVPLSCPMDETKMNINQERAAAMLRHHQIKGIEPMMNRLSTIEIS; from the coding sequence ATGAATAAACACGTACTGCTTGTAGATGGAATGGCGCTTTTGTTCAGATCGTTTTATGCGACGGCTGTCCATCGCAATTTTATGATAAATGACCACGGTGTACCAACAAATGGAGTGAATGGCTATTTGAAGCACTTATTAACAGCTGTACAGACATTTGAGCCAACTCATATTGTGTGCTGCTGGGATATGGGAAGCCAAACCTATCGAAACGAATTATTTCAAGATTATAAAGCAAATCGAGGAGAGGCGCCTGTCGAGCTCATTCCGCAATTCGATTTAGCAAAAGAAGCTACAGAAGAACTAGGAATTGTGAACATTGGTTTAAAGGGCTTTGAAGCAGACGATTGTATTGGTACACTTGCTACGCTTTACCAAAAAGAAGCACGCGTGACTGTCCTAACTGGTGACAAAGATTTGCTGCAAATTTTGAATGAACAAGTGACTGTTGCCCTGATGCAAAAAGGAATTGGCAATTATAAGCTTTATACAAAAGCCTTATTTGAAGAGGAAATGGGAATCTCGCCAAAGGCACTCATTGATATGAAAGCACTCATGGGTGATGCAAGTGATAATTATCCAGGTGTCAAAGGAATCGGAGAAAAAACTGCTTTAAAATTTATTCAAACATATGAAACGATTGACGGTTTGTTAGAAAATGTCCATGAACTAACGGCTACGCAGCAAAAGAAAATGCAAGCAGGATTAGAAGATTTGAAGCTTTCTCGTCTATTGGCAGAGATTAAATGTGATGTCCCGCTCAGCTGTCCAATGGATGAGACGAAAATGAACATCAATCAAGAACGTGCTGCTGCTATGCTGAGGCACCATCAAATCAAAGGAATCGAACCGATGATGAATCGATTAAGTACAATAGAGATCAGCTAA
- a CDS encoding YpbS family protein, whose protein sequence is MTSVHEEISAHSQKQHAHIQSFLELEQKREQAIEMAVVKCEQNEPFTTDEINAITSKMNELARGGIVPLRKHVTNDMVREYVEQKQK, encoded by the coding sequence ATGACGAGCGTACACGAAGAGATTTCAGCACACTCACAAAAGCAGCATGCTCATATTCAGTCCTTTCTTGAGCTTGAACAGAAAAGAGAACAAGCAATAGAGATGGCTGTTGTCAAATGTGAGCAAAACGAGCCATTTACAACAGACGAGATCAACGCCATTACGTCGAAGATGAATGAGCTTGCACGAGGCGGTATAGTTCCGCTGCGTAAGCACGTGACGAATGATATGGTCAGAGAGTATGTCGAGCAGAAACAGAAGTAA
- a CDS encoding dynamin family protein, with product MKDLSIRDSLVQTTGALYQSFLKRDDHERAAKLASIIKKEAEEEVYIAFTGHYSAGKSSLVNHLLHDHILPTSPIPTSANLVVVRKGESEVQLHTSDGRFAKMSGSYDKEAVQRFCKDGEQIEMVEISGDYIGLEEKVALIDTPGIDSTDHAHFLSAASILHQADALFYVVHYNHVHSEENIRFIRSIKEKVPNLYFIVNQVDRHDEHETAFEDYKNQVVDMLLKEGIEEDHLYFTSVTDETHPRNEMIRLIKKLQELQTLPKASLRAYTEQKIEHVLKEHIDSLKEELQGEELESQLQEKRKEVKDLEAKNHFIENGAKQLEEEVSTEVESILKNANLTPFKMRELASDYIESKAPGFKVGLLFAKNKTEQEKEKRATDFLTDVKARMKAEVDWHIAELLKKEVKKHQLGEELLNQVMAFETPVQESLLESVIHHGATFSNEYVLQYAKDAGEALRRQAKQQAMPLIEQMVESLKAKLMEDQAEQQEKWAQSAKKLQTLEQCIEKNEQMKRDVQHVWDIWQNGTDEQIEEDWFYAKKRQMQHDLLKQEQATIHPEESDQEKPNKQIDQPQMRQSQHVTTAQSIAQFEQLSQILLPLDALQSQRKSFEKRTKRLQAKEFTLALFGAFSSGKSSFANALVGRKVLPSSPTPTTATINKLTRPTEHHPHESVKVVFKTEQDILEELNQILGFPISEEKGEAFTSKLKRTLKKRQLEQDHRVIVEHFLQAHIRFLDHITKQTPLHVTLQELRPYVAEEAVSCVVKEVTVYLSTPLTDKGLTIVDTPGASSMNKRHTEIAFQYMKDADALLYLTYYQHSFSKADRSFLRKLGLVKDSFSMDKMFFIINAADLAKDQAELDTVFDYVKNELTKEGIRNPNLHHVSSKEEIEGNGETAYNQYAKLRKQLDYFIEEELTKDAIELLYFEARTLCRTVDKLHATLHQSEDEKQVEKKKIDASYEAILDQMSQIKQSKLVTESVKKDLHEQLYHIVQRLSLFANDLFKTAFYPGISQGNFGQQLKKALEKALKDYEFEFVQELKALDIRMESFIHQYFQEEWEKGLQAACAKDPYFSLSLSPPEEKNAELKQIEIEAELTPFEPLLKKQKSPKVFFEQNGKAAFIEAIRDILHQLTTKWADKEKEELLSRYDMMVKTFTERYETEALEQLSEQKQTFITSLTTDAKEQAVIEQVYEQTTEWKNELKTI from the coding sequence ATGAAAGACTTGTCTATTCGAGATTCGCTCGTTCAAACTACAGGAGCTTTATATCAAAGCTTTCTCAAAAGGGATGATCATGAGCGCGCTGCCAAACTTGCATCGATTATCAAAAAGGAAGCAGAAGAAGAAGTATATATCGCATTTACCGGCCACTATTCTGCTGGAAAGTCATCACTTGTGAATCATCTGCTTCATGATCACATTTTGCCAACGAGTCCAATCCCAACAAGTGCAAACTTGGTCGTCGTGAGGAAAGGGGAAAGTGAAGTGCAGCTTCACACCTCTGATGGCCGTTTTGCAAAAATGAGCGGCTCCTATGATAAAGAAGCAGTACAGCGTTTCTGTAAGGATGGAGAACAGATTGAGATGGTGGAAATTAGCGGTGACTATATAGGCCTTGAAGAAAAAGTGGCACTGATTGATACGCCAGGAATTGATTCCACGGATCATGCCCACTTTTTATCTGCTGCGTCTATTCTTCATCAAGCAGATGCTCTTTTTTATGTCGTTCACTACAACCATGTTCATTCTGAAGAAAACATTCGTTTCATTCGCTCCATCAAAGAAAAAGTGCCAAATCTCTATTTCATCGTGAATCAAGTGGACCGGCATGATGAGCATGAGACAGCATTTGAAGACTACAAAAATCAAGTGGTTGACATGCTCCTTAAAGAAGGCATTGAAGAAGATCATCTATACTTTACATCTGTAACCGATGAGACGCATCCAAGAAATGAAATGATTCGTTTAATCAAAAAACTGCAAGAATTACAGACGTTGCCGAAAGCCTCACTTCGGGCTTATACGGAGCAGAAAATTGAGCATGTCTTAAAAGAACACATTGACTCGTTAAAAGAAGAGCTGCAAGGTGAAGAGCTTGAGTCACAGCTCCAAGAAAAAAGAAAAGAAGTAAAGGATTTGGAAGCGAAAAATCACTTCATTGAAAATGGAGCCAAACAGTTAGAAGAAGAAGTATCTACTGAAGTCGAGAGCATTTTGAAAAATGCCAACCTAACTCCATTTAAAATGAGAGAACTCGCAAGCGACTATATTGAATCAAAAGCACCTGGCTTTAAAGTGGGACTGCTTTTTGCTAAAAATAAAACTGAGCAGGAAAAAGAAAAACGGGCAACTGACTTCTTAACAGATGTCAAAGCGAGAATGAAGGCAGAAGTGGACTGGCATATTGCTGAGCTACTAAAAAAAGAAGTTAAGAAGCATCAGCTTGGTGAAGAGTTATTAAATCAAGTGATGGCGTTTGAAACACCTGTACAAGAATCACTTCTTGAAAGTGTGATTCATCATGGAGCAACGTTCTCCAATGAATACGTACTGCAATATGCAAAAGATGCTGGCGAAGCCTTGAGAAGACAGGCTAAGCAGCAAGCGATGCCACTGATTGAACAAATGGTGGAGTCGCTGAAAGCCAAGCTTATGGAAGATCAAGCAGAGCAGCAAGAAAAATGGGCTCAGTCTGCAAAAAAGCTCCAAACACTCGAGCAATGCATCGAAAAAAATGAACAAATGAAGCGAGATGTTCAGCATGTATGGGATATATGGCAAAATGGAACGGATGAACAGATCGAAGAAGATTGGTTTTATGCGAAAAAGAGACAAATGCAACATGATCTGCTAAAGCAGGAGCAAGCGACCATTCATCCTGAAGAGAGCGACCAAGAAAAACCGAACAAGCAGATTGATCAACCTCAAATGCGTCAGTCACAGCATGTCACGACGGCACAGTCGATTGCCCAGTTTGAGCAGCTTTCTCAGATTTTATTGCCATTAGATGCGCTCCAATCTCAAAGAAAGTCCTTTGAAAAACGAACAAAACGGCTGCAAGCGAAAGAATTCACACTCGCTTTATTTGGGGCTTTTAGTTCGGGGAAATCTTCCTTTGCAAATGCTCTCGTCGGGAGAAAGGTGCTGCCATCCTCTCCCACACCAACAACGGCAACCATTAACAAGCTGACGCGGCCGACGGAACATCACCCTCACGAAAGTGTCAAAGTGGTATTCAAAACAGAACAGGATATATTAGAGGAGCTCAATCAGATCCTAGGATTTCCGATCTCAGAAGAAAAAGGGGAGGCGTTTACATCCAAGCTCAAACGAACGCTTAAAAAAAGACAGCTTGAACAAGATCACCGCGTCATTGTTGAACATTTTTTACAAGCACATATCCGTTTCCTTGATCACATTACTAAGCAAACGCCGCTTCATGTCACTCTTCAAGAACTGAGGCCATATGTGGCGGAAGAAGCTGTTTCTTGTGTGGTGAAGGAAGTGACGGTTTATTTGAGTACACCTCTAACAGATAAAGGGCTGACTATTGTTGATACGCCAGGCGCTAGCAGTATGAATAAGCGTCATACAGAGATCGCCTTTCAATATATGAAGGACGCAGATGCGCTTCTTTATTTAACTTACTACCAGCACTCTTTTTCGAAGGCAGATCGGTCATTTTTACGTAAGCTTGGGCTTGTAAAAGATTCATTTAGCATGGATAAAATGTTCTTTATTATCAATGCAGCTGATCTCGCAAAGGATCAAGCAGAGCTTGACACCGTCTTTGACTATGTAAAAAATGAGCTCACAAAAGAAGGCATAAGAAACCCAAACCTTCATCATGTATCCAGTAAGGAAGAGATCGAAGGAAATGGAGAGACAGCTTATAATCAATACGCAAAGCTTAGAAAGCAGCTCGACTATTTTATAGAGGAAGAATTAACGAAAGATGCGATCGAGCTGTTATATTTTGAAGCACGTACGTTATGTAGAACGGTCGACAAACTGCATGCGACGCTGCATCAGTCAGAAGATGAGAAGCAAGTGGAAAAGAAAAAGATAGACGCATCCTATGAAGCGATTCTTGATCAAATGAGTCAGATAAAACAATCTAAGCTAGTGACAGAAAGCGTGAAAAAGGACTTACATGAACAGCTCTATCATATTGTGCAGCGCCTCTCATTATTTGCGAATGATCTCTTTAAGACAGCCTTTTATCCTGGAATATCTCAAGGGAATTTCGGACAGCAATTGAAAAAAGCACTTGAGAAGGCACTAAAGGATTATGAATTTGAATTTGTACAGGAATTAAAGGCGCTTGATATCCGAATGGAATCGTTTATTCATCAATACTTCCAAGAGGAGTGGGAGAAAGGATTGCAGGCGGCATGTGCAAAAGACCCTTACTTTTCTCTCTCACTGTCGCCGCCTGAAGAGAAAAATGCTGAGCTGAAACAAATTGAAATCGAAGCTGAACTAACGCCATTCGAACCGCTCTTAAAGAAACAAAAATCACCGAAAGTTTTCTTTGAACAGAATGGAAAGGCTGCGTTTATTGAAGCGATTCGAGACATTCTTCATCAGTTAACCACGAAATGGGCTGATAAAGAAAAAGAAGAATTACTGAGCAGGTACGACATGATGGTGAAGACGTTTACGGAAAGATATGAAACAGAAGCGCTCGAGCAGCTAAGTGAACAAAAACAAACATTTATCACGAGCCTAACGACAGATGCCAAAGAGCAGGCCGTCATTGAACAAGTTTATGAACAAACAACCGAATGGAAGAACGAGTTGAAAACCATTTGA
- the fbpC gene encoding Fur-regulated basic protein FbpC, with protein sequence MDGDHMTMIFLLGTVCVYSLLIGFVLKGVSKKSAS encoded by the coding sequence ATGGACGGTGATCACATGACAATGATTTTCTTACTCGGTACGGTGTGTGTGTACAGCCTATTAATTGGCTTCGTATTAAAAGGTGTCTCCAAAAAATCTGCTTCCTGA
- a CDS encoding isoprenylcysteine carboxyl methyltransferase family protein: MIIWLVIGFFVCQRLIEMLVAKRNEKKVKALGAIEFGASHYPYMVAMHTAFFLSLIVEIGLLHKGPSRYFLVLLLFLMATQVIRYWALCSLGTYWNTKILVVPNAMIVKKGPYRWLKHPNYVVVAIELLLIPLLFDAYVTAILFTCLNAWMMAVRIQTEEKALNQYLLN, translated from the coding sequence ATGATCATTTGGCTTGTCATCGGTTTCTTCGTTTGTCAACGGCTCATTGAAATGCTTGTGGCCAAAAGAAATGAAAAGAAAGTAAAAGCACTAGGTGCCATTGAATTTGGTGCTAGTCATTATCCCTATATGGTCGCTATGCATACGGCTTTTTTTCTCTCACTTATAGTTGAGATAGGGCTTTTACATAAGGGGCCGTCCCGTTATTTTCTTGTGCTGCTCCTTTTTCTCATGGCTACACAGGTCATTCGATACTGGGCATTATGCTCCCTTGGGACGTACTGGAATACGAAAATTTTAGTCGTACCAAACGCGATGATTGTAAAAAAAGGACCGTATCGCTGGTTGAAACATCCTAACTATGTAGTCGTGGCGATTGAGCTTTTACTGATCCCGCTATTGTTTGATGCGTATGTCACTGCCATTTTGTTTACATGTTTAAATGCATGGATGATGGCTGTACGAATTCAAACAGAGGAGAAAGCATTAAATCAGTATTTGCTAAATTAA
- a CDS encoding type III polyketide synthase, translating to MAYILSVGTSHPKHHVDQKTAADFARSQFKRSFKDIDRLLRAFQNGEIQSRQFVQPIEWYQTHHSFEEKNNIYLEKALAHAKEAIIHCLQEKEFLKKPVPVEEIDALFFISSTGLSTPSLDAKLMNVLPFSPYTKRVPIWGLGCGGGAAGLSRAYEYIRAFPEAKVLVVACELCSLTFQPQDQSKSNLIGTSLFGDGTAAVLLAGEKAALEYAHLKTVPKVLSTQSVTMKDSEDVMGWEFTSDGFRVIFSRDIPSLISGWLKEQVDQFLEEQGYSTNDLSVFLAHPGGKKVIDAYVESLSLREDQLFSSKEVLKQHGNMSSATVLYVIKHFLEHQSAEEGEMGLCGALGPGFSSELLLMKWEEVLS from the coding sequence ATGGCGTACATTCTTTCAGTTGGAACGAGTCACCCGAAGCATCACGTGGATCAGAAAACAGCTGCTGATTTTGCTAGGTCTCAATTTAAACGATCGTTTAAAGATATTGACCGGCTGCTGAGAGCTTTTCAAAATGGAGAAATTCAGAGCAGGCAGTTTGTGCAGCCCATTGAATGGTATCAGACGCACCACTCTTTTGAAGAGAAAAACAATATCTATTTGGAAAAGGCACTGGCTCATGCAAAGGAAGCGATCATACATTGTCTTCAAGAGAAGGAGTTTCTAAAAAAACCAGTCCCGGTTGAAGAGATCGATGCATTGTTTTTTATTTCAAGTACCGGCTTATCGACCCCAAGTCTTGACGCAAAGCTCATGAACGTCCTTCCTTTTTCTCCTTATACGAAACGAGTACCGATCTGGGGCCTAGGGTGTGGGGGCGGTGCGGCAGGGCTGTCGCGAGCTTATGAATACATAAGGGCATTTCCAGAAGCAAAGGTACTTGTCGTTGCCTGTGAGCTGTGCAGTTTAACCTTTCAGCCGCAAGATCAATCAAAAAGCAATTTAATCGGCACCTCCTTGTTTGGAGACGGGACGGCAGCGGTTCTTTTAGCTGGGGAAAAAGCTGCGCTTGAATATGCCCATTTAAAAACGGTCCCTAAAGTACTAAGCACGCAATCTGTCACAATGAAAGATTCTGAGGATGTGATGGGCTGGGAATTTACAAGTGACGGCTTTCGGGTTATTTTCTCCCGTGACATTCCGAGTTTGATTTCCGGCTGGTTAAAAGAGCAGGTGGATCAATTTTTAGAGGAGCAAGGATATTCAACTAATGACTTATCCGTATTTCTAGCCCATCCTGGAGGAAAAAAAGTGATTGATGCCTATGTTGAAAGTCTATCTTTACGAGAGGATCAGCTGTTTTCTTCAAAAGAAGTACTCAAACAACACGGAAATATGTCCTCTGCCACAGTTTTGTATGTCATCAAGCATTTCCTGGAACATCAATCAGCTGAAGAGGGGGAGATGGGACTTTGCGGGGCGCTTGGTCCGGGCTTTTCCTCAGAGCTGCTTCTTATGAAGTGGGAGGAGGTCTTGTCATGA
- a CDS encoding GrpB family protein, translated as MLGLPRGEVFLVPWSIEWTKEFEREKRKIIGDIGQYTVNVHHIGSTAVKGLSAKPIIDIAIEIDHFFDGEKCVVALEGLGYSYKGTNVLPERHYFNKGEPRTHQIHMYQRDNKYLLEQLNFRDYLSNNEQARSEYQQLKLKLSSLHENDKHKYADEKTDFIKSILEMI; from the coding sequence ATACTGGGATTACCAAGAGGGGAAGTCTTTTTAGTCCCTTGGTCTATTGAGTGGACAAAAGAATTTGAAAGAGAAAAGCGAAAGATAATAGGTGATATTGGTCAATACACAGTCAATGTACACCATATTGGAAGTACAGCAGTAAAAGGTTTAAGCGCTAAGCCAATTATTGATATTGCAATTGAAATAGATCATTTTTTTGATGGAGAAAAATGTGTAGTAGCTTTGGAAGGACTCGGTTACTCATATAAAGGAACAAATGTATTACCTGAAAGACACTACTTTAATAAAGGAGAACCAAGAACACATCAAATCCATATGTACCAAAGAGACAATAAGTATTTACTTGAACAGTTAAATTTCAGAGATTACTTGAGCAATAACGAGCAAGCTAGAAGTGAATACCAACAGCTTAAACTTAAATTATCAAGTTTACATGAAAATGACAAACACAAATACGCAGATGAAAAAACTGATTTTATTAAGTCAATCCTTGAAATGATTTAG
- a CDS encoding polysaccharide deacetylase family protein, producing the protein MKKVSKKQTPYNTILLSKIIGLVLLTLFLFFIWDMSKPHLQATNGQAKIVASSDFRDTSISLKAKDHSTRTLDTHVKTNPNQQTTNKTVFLTFDDGPTATSNQLLNVLKAHHVKATFFMLGPQIQAHQAAVKRLYQEGHQLGLHGMTHDINRFYQNSESPANEMREAQRILASVTGVYTRLVRTPYGSVPNLTYHQKVRLNQNGFIYWDWTIDSLDWRYKNSQYVPEVLNQLQMFEKNNPWEPKVILMHDQPSTTNYLDSLITQLKARGYTFAVINETMQPVQH; encoded by the coding sequence ATGAAAAAGGTGTCCAAAAAACAGACACCCTACAACACGATACTTCTCTCGAAGATAATTGGTTTAGTGCTTCTTACACTGTTTCTCTTTTTTATCTGGGATATGTCTAAACCCCATTTGCAGGCGACAAATGGGCAAGCAAAAATTGTTGCCAGCAGTGACTTCCGAGACACAAGCATCAGTCTGAAAGCAAAAGATCATTCTACAAGAACATTGGATACACATGTTAAGACCAATCCAAACCAACAGACAACGAATAAAACGGTCTTTTTAACATTTGATGATGGTCCTACTGCTACATCAAATCAGCTGTTAAATGTATTAAAAGCACATCACGTGAAGGCGACATTTTTCATGCTTGGACCGCAAATCCAAGCACACCAAGCAGCTGTGAAAAGACTTTATCAAGAAGGACATCAATTAGGGCTTCATGGCATGACGCATGATATAAACCGCTTTTATCAGAACAGTGAGTCTCCCGCAAATGAAATGAGAGAAGCTCAGCGCATTCTTGCTTCTGTTACAGGCGTTTACACCCGTCTTGTGAGAACACCCTATGGCAGTGTTCCAAATTTAACATATCATCAAAAAGTACGTTTAAACCAAAATGGCTTTATTTACTGGGATTGGACGATTGATAGCCTTGACTGGAGATATAAAAACTCACAATATGTTCCAGAGGTATTGAATCAACTGCAAATGTTTGAGAAAAATAACCCATGGGAACCAAAAGTTATTTTAATGCATGATCAACCCTCTACCACAAACTATTTAGATAGCCTGATTACACAGCTAAAAGCAAGGGGCTATACATTTGCAGTCATTAACGAAACAATGCAGCCGGTACAACATTAA
- the pbuX gene encoding xanthine permease PbuX, protein MSAAKKAKTLSLGIQHVLAMYAGAVLVPLIVGDALGLTPAQLTYLISADIFMCGAATLLQVWKNRFFGIGLPVVLGCTFTAVSPMIAIGSKYGISSIYGSIIASGCIIILLSFFFGKLVKFFPPVVTGSVVTIIGITLIPVAMNNMAGGEGSADYGSFENLGLAFLVLFIIVLLYRFTKGFMKAIAILIGILLGTAVAAFMGKVETAEVANAQVFRMIEPFYFGMPTFEFAPIMTMTLVAIVSLVESTGVYFALGDLTNRSLKEKDLAKGYRAEGIAVLLGGIFNAFPYTAYSQNVGLIQLTGVKKNQVIVVTGALLMLFGLFPKIAAFTTIIPKSVLGGAMVAMFGMVIAYGIKMLSRVDFAKQENLLIVACSVGIGLGVTVVPQMFEHLPESIKLLTSNGIVAGSFTAILLHIIYHMIPFKKETGQDLMEEPKKSVV, encoded by the coding sequence ATGAGTGCAGCTAAAAAAGCCAAAACGCTCTCGCTAGGGATTCAGCATGTGCTGGCGATGTATGCAGGGGCCGTTCTTGTGCCGCTCATTGTGGGAGATGCACTCGGCCTCACACCTGCACAGCTGACTTACTTAATCTCAGCAGATATTTTCATGTGCGGGGCTGCCACGCTCCTTCAAGTTTGGAAAAACCGTTTCTTTGGTATCGGTTTGCCTGTTGTATTAGGCTGTACATTTACTGCGGTTTCTCCTATGATTGCGATTGGCTCTAAATACGGGATTTCGTCTATCTATGGAAGTATTATCGCTTCGGGGTGTATCATCATTCTGCTTTCCTTTTTCTTTGGGAAGCTTGTGAAATTTTTCCCGCCTGTCGTGACAGGGTCTGTCGTCACCATTATTGGCATTACCCTTATTCCAGTAGCGATGAACAATATGGCAGGGGGAGAAGGAAGTGCTGATTATGGTTCTTTTGAAAATCTAGGCCTCGCTTTCCTTGTGCTGTTTATCATTGTGCTTCTCTATCGATTCACAAAAGGCTTTATGAAGGCGATCGCCATTTTAATCGGTATTCTCCTTGGGACAGCCGTTGCTGCATTTATGGGGAAAGTGGAAACAGCTGAGGTGGCGAACGCTCAAGTTTTCCGCATGATTGAACCATTTTATTTTGGCATGCCTACCTTTGAATTTGCACCCATTATGACGATGACGTTAGTTGCCATTGTGTCACTAGTCGAATCAACAGGTGTTTATTTCGCATTAGGTGATCTAACAAACCGCTCATTAAAAGAGAAGGACTTAGCGAAAGGCTATCGCGCAGAAGGGATTGCTGTGTTATTAGGTGGTATCTTTAATGCTTTTCCTTACACAGCCTACTCGCAAAACGTTGGGTTGATCCAGTTGACAGGGGTCAAGAAAAATCAAGTCATCGTTGTGACAGGCGCATTGCTCATGTTATTTGGACTTTTTCCTAAAATTGCTGCATTTACGACGATTATTCCAAAGTCAGTTCTTGGCGGCGCAATGGTTGCCATGTTTGGGATGGTCATTGCCTACGGTATTAAAATGCTCTCGCGTGTGGATTTTGCCAAACAGGAAAACCTACTGATTGTTGCTTGCTCAGTGGGGATTGGCTTAGGTGTCACCGTCGTGCCGCAAATGTTTGAGCATCTGCCAGAATCAATCAAATTATTAACAAGTAATGGCATCGTGGCCGGTAGCTTTACCGCTATTTTGCTTCATATTATTTATCACATGATTCCTTTTAAAAAAGAAACCGGGCAGGACCTGATGGAAGAGCCTAAGAAATCTGTTGTGTAA
- the xpt gene encoding xanthine phosphoribosyltransferase, translating to MELLRQKIENEGIVLSNQVLKVDAFLNHQIDPVLMHEIGQEFARLFKHDGITKIITIESSGIAPAVMAGLALQVPVVFARKRQSLTLTENLLTASVYSFTKKVESTIAVSNTHLGEKDCVLIIDDFLANGEAAKGLAAIAKQAKAKVAGFGIVIEKSFQPGRDALVQMGYRVESLARIESLEEGKVTFVREVQS from the coding sequence ATGGAATTGTTACGTCAAAAAATTGAGAACGAAGGAATCGTTCTGTCAAATCAAGTGTTAAAGGTAGATGCTTTTTTAAATCATCAAATTGATCCTGTGTTAATGCATGAGATCGGGCAAGAGTTTGCTAGATTATTCAAGCATGATGGCATTACAAAAATTATCACAATCGAATCTTCGGGCATTGCACCTGCTGTGATGGCTGGACTAGCTCTTCAAGTACCCGTTGTTTTTGCTCGAAAACGTCAATCACTAACACTAACAGAAAACCTATTAACAGCGAGTGTGTACTCTTTTACAAAAAAAGTAGAAAGCACGATCGCTGTCTCAAATACGCATCTCGGTGAAAAGGATTGTGTATTAATCATTGATGACTTTTTGGCGAACGGTGAAGCCGCTAAAGGACTTGCCGCAATCGCAAAGCAGGCGAAGGCAAAAGTAGCCGGATTTGGCATTGTCATTGAAAAGTCATTCCAGCCGGGAAGAGATGCACTTGTTCAAATGGGCTACCGCGTCGAATCCCTTGCACGGATTGAATCACTTGAGGAAGGGAAAGTCACGTTTGTACGAGAGGTACAATCATGA